The Halobaculum sp. MBLA0143 genome includes a region encoding these proteins:
- a CDS encoding zinc ribbon domain-containing protein produces the protein MSREAGEGEVYCVECGNVVSERAEICPDCGVRQPVDTGRGGRGHGGGAAGGAATAGGGRGQAAGGRQGGAATVESRERRGQRQREDVGLIFAHVDAQRRKRLLRNLVDLVLAFSSVGFYLGLMLVEGMRHYYKLKRGHREPFDSERHTKTWFV, from the coding sequence ATGTCACGGGAGGCGGGAGAGGGAGAGGTGTACTGTGTCGAGTGTGGGAACGTCGTCTCCGAGCGCGCGGAGATCTGTCCGGACTGTGGCGTGCGACAGCCGGTCGACACCGGGCGTGGCGGGCGGGGTCACGGCGGCGGTGCGGCGGGAGGCGCCGCGACGGCGGGGGGTGGGCGCGGCCAGGCCGCCGGCGGTCGACAAGGCGGTGCCGCGACGGTCGAGAGTCGGGAGCGACGCGGCCAGCGTCAGCGCGAGGACGTGGGGCTGATCTTCGCGCACGTCGACGCACAGAGACGGAAGCGTCTGTTACGGAACCTCGTCGACCTGGTGTTGGCGTTCTCCTCCGTCGGGTTCTACCTCGGGCTGATGCTCGTGGAGGGGATGCGTCACTACTACAAGCTCAAGCGCGGCCACCGCGAGCCGTTCGACTCCGAGCGACACACGAAGACCTGGTTCGTCTGA
- a CDS encoding zinc ribbon domain-containing protein — MSRRGSGVDPETDTPAYFTVTERPERQPGELVEGRLFVADDRLVCGAGGGALTSGYAGAIDDHSGSVLRRLFAGAFDPQRFGLSEARSRDETITVPYASVADAELLSWDGSELPGVTETFAVRIDTRTVRGSLVVQLGHGNRNRGSGRERHDRLVDLVRAHAAQASGGDGRERGRPEGTTERASTTSETTERASTTGETASSRADETSTPTDDSDDPVHCRDCGTAMSRRAEVCPSCGVPNAAHGDAGDDTDTVYCRDCGETMPRRAEVCPSCGVPNAAREASDSRGGRR, encoded by the coding sequence TTGAGCCGGCGTGGTTCGGGCGTCGATCCGGAGACGGACACGCCGGCGTACTTCACGGTCACGGAGCGCCCAGAACGACAGCCCGGCGAACTCGTCGAGGGGCGGTTGTTCGTCGCCGACGACCGGCTCGTCTGTGGCGCCGGCGGCGGCGCGCTGACGAGCGGCTACGCCGGCGCGATCGACGACCACTCCGGGTCGGTGCTGCGTCGGCTGTTCGCCGGCGCGTTCGACCCCCAGCGGTTCGGACTCTCCGAGGCCCGTTCCCGCGACGAGACGATCACCGTGCCGTACGCGAGCGTCGCCGACGCCGAACTGCTGTCGTGGGACGGCTCCGAGCTTCCGGGAGTGACGGAGACGTTCGCCGTCCGGATCGACACCCGCACCGTCCGCGGGTCGCTCGTCGTCCAGTTGGGTCACGGCAACCGGAACCGCGGCAGCGGCCGCGAGCGACACGACCGGCTCGTCGACCTCGTCCGGGCCCACGCCGCACAGGCCAGTGGCGGCGACGGACGAGAGAGGGGGCGACCAGAAGGGACGACCGAGCGAGCGTCGACGACAAGTGAGACGACCGAGCGAGCGTCGACGACAGGCGAGACGGCGTCGTCGCGGGCAGACGAGACGAGCACGCCCACAGACGACTCGGACGACCCCGTTCACTGTCGGGACTGCGGGACGGCGATGTCGCGTCGCGCGGAGGTGTGCCCGTCGTGCGGCGTCCCCAACGCCGCCCACGGGGACGCCGGCGACGACACCGACACCGTCTACTGCCGCGACTGCGGGGAGACGATGCCGCGCCGCGCGGAGGTGTGTCCCTCGTGTGGCGTCCCCAACGCCGCCCGGGAGGCGTCCGACAGTCGCGGCGGTCGTCGCTGA
- a CDS encoding L-aspartate oxidase: MKRQREPGDAVSYQTESVGVLVIGAGAAGARAAIESVRRGVDTSDLLVLGKRGHGDAHTTWARGGVNGALGTRDPEDSPAIHAADTLKEGHFLNDPAKVETVAWEMPGHLRELDDWGMAFSRTDDGEIDQRYFGAQSFRRTAFAGDHTGESLLDTLVARARELEVPYRENLTVTKLVADGDRVYGAVAVDLDDGSVHLIGASEVVLAAGGYAAIYDRHTSRDDENTGDGPALALDAGAAVTDTEFVQFHPTGMAVDESDPEWEPWRGRLVTEAVRGEGGRLYNAEGERFMERYSPDQMELDARDVVARAIAQEVREGRGTENDGVYLDISHRDADFVRERLPRMYERFQDLGVGLSEEPVEVAPTAHYGMGGVVVDDYGETDVSGLFAVGETMAGVHGANRLGGNSLAETLVFGAVAGERIAARDPAPGTVPSRLVASVVEPHVAGLAALADSDGSHTPGGVLADLQTLMWDHAGILRTGDSLRTGLDRLGEIRTASEDLGVGPLGSESFELALDVGFAVTAAETVLRGALERTESRGAHYRTDHRDTDPDWRRHVHYRAADVGLVRSTASVGEPSDTVQAAVDADHELDYHQLE, from the coding sequence GTGAAGAGACAGAGGGAGCCCGGTGACGCGGTGTCGTACCAGACGGAGTCGGTCGGCGTGCTCGTGATCGGGGCGGGCGCGGCGGGCGCGAGAGCGGCCATCGAGTCGGTCCGGCGGGGGGTGGACACGTCGGATCTGCTCGTTCTCGGGAAGCGTGGTCACGGCGACGCTCACACGACGTGGGCGCGTGGTGGCGTCAACGGCGCGCTCGGCACCCGCGACCCGGAGGACAGCCCGGCCATCCACGCCGCGGACACGCTGAAGGAGGGACACTTCCTCAACGACCCCGCGAAGGTGGAGACGGTGGCCTGGGAGATGCCGGGTCACCTCCGCGAGCTGGACGACTGGGGGATGGCGTTCTCCCGGACGGACGACGGCGAGATCGACCAACGCTACTTCGGCGCACAGTCGTTCCGCCGGACCGCCTTCGCCGGCGACCACACCGGGGAGTCGTTGCTCGACACGCTCGTCGCCCGTGCCCGTGAGTTGGAGGTCCCCTACCGCGAGAATCTGACGGTGACGAAGCTCGTCGCCGACGGCGACAGAGTCTACGGTGCCGTCGCAGTCGACCTGGACGACGGGAGCGTCCACCTGATCGGTGCCTCGGAGGTCGTGCTCGCGGCAGGTGGCTACGCGGCGATCTACGACCGTCACACCTCCCGCGACGACGAGAACACCGGCGACGGCCCGGCGCTGGCGCTGGACGCCGGCGCGGCCGTCACGGACACGGAGTTCGTCCAGTTCCACCCGACCGGGATGGCCGTCGACGAGTCCGACCCGGAGTGGGAGCCCTGGCGCGGCCGGCTCGTCACGGAGGCCGTCCGCGGCGAGGGTGGTCGACTGTACAACGCCGAGGGCGAGCGGTTCATGGAGCGGTACTCTCCCGACCAGATGGAGTTGGACGCCCGCGACGTGGTCGCTCGCGCCATCGCACAGGAGGTGCGCGAGGGCCGCGGCACGGAGAACGACGGTGTCTACCTCGACATCTCCCACCGGGACGCCGACTTCGTCCGGGAACGGCTCCCCCGGATGTACGAACGCTTCCAAGACCTGGGCGTCGGCCTCTCCGAAGAGCCGGTGGAGGTGGCGCCGACGGCCCACTACGGGATGGGTGGCGTCGTCGTCGACGACTACGGGGAGACGGACGTGTCGGGACTGTTCGCCGTCGGCGAGACGATGGCGGGCGTCCACGGCGCCAACCGACTCGGCGGCAACAGTCTGGCGGAGACCCTCGTGTTCGGCGCCGTCGCCGGCGAGCGAATCGCCGCCCGCGACCCGGCGCCGGGCACCGTACCCTCGCGACTCGTGGCGTCCGTCGTGGAGCCACACGTCGCCGGTCTCGCCGCGCTGGCCGACAGCGACGGCAGCCACACCCCCGGAGGGGTGCTCGCGGACCTCCAGACGCTGATGTGGGACCACGCCGGCATCCTCCGGACCGGCGACAGTCTCCGCACGGGGCTGGACCGACTGGGGGAGATCCGGACGGCCAGCGAGGACCTGGGGGTTGGCCCGCTCGGCAGCGAGTCGTTCGAACTCGCGCTCGACGTCGGGTTCGCCGTCACCGCCGCCGAGACCGTGCTCCGGGGGGCGCTCGAACGCACGGAGTCGCGGGGGGCTCACTACCGCACGGACCACCGGGACACGGACCCCGACTGGCGGCGACACGTCCACTACCGCGCCGCCGACGTCGGACTCGTCCGGTCGACTGCGTCCGTCGGCGAACCCAGCGACACCGTCCAGGCGGCCGTCGACGCCGACCACGAGCTCGACTACCACCAACTGGAGTGA
- a CDS encoding DUF4367 domain-containing protein: MGQSRLVVATLAVTLLVVTAGCAAVGGGDPDPERIAQQVQERQGDIDVVRGVRVTTVESDGNANTTVREYVKRPPNQSRSRVVETDGGYAGAGDLIVRNEGEFVSYDASENAYSVVESDTPNGGQVVTAETINRTLSKGDVSFAGTDTVAGRSVYVVELTRETEYGTSNTTLKVDQEHWYPLAYETTTVYELDNETVTTTISMTHRNVSFDAEVAADAFEFDPPADATLERRTTFTTEEFDSVAALEEAAPFELSEPALPDDYRLDTARLVVTNGNATASTVYTDGDDGSIRLSVTEATESRLDGETVEIDGTTATVRTFGNQTSLVWRCDDTRYSLSGTLDRDALVDAAGPLVCAASDG, from the coding sequence ATGGGACAATCGAGACTCGTGGTCGCCACGCTGGCGGTGACGCTGCTCGTCGTGACGGCGGGCTGTGCAGCCGTCGGCGGCGGCGACCCCGACCCGGAGCGAATCGCACAACAGGTACAGGAGCGCCAGGGGGACATCGACGTCGTCCGCGGTGTGCGCGTGACGACCGTCGAGAGTGACGGCAACGCCAACACCACCGTCAGGGAGTACGTGAAACGGCCGCCGAACCAGTCCCGGTCTCGCGTCGTCGAGACGGACGGCGGGTACGCCGGAGCGGGTGACCTGATAGTCCGGAACGAGGGGGAGTTCGTGAGCTACGACGCCAGCGAGAACGCCTACAGTGTGGTGGAGTCGGACACCCCCAACGGTGGACAGGTGGTGACGGCCGAGACGATCAACCGGACGCTCTCGAAGGGTGACGTCTCGTTCGCCGGGACCGACACCGTCGCCGGGCGGAGCGTCTACGTCGTCGAACTCACGCGAGAGACGGAGTACGGCACGAGCAACACGACGCTGAAGGTCGACCAAGAGCACTGGTACCCGCTCGCGTACGAGACGACGACCGTCTACGAGCTCGACAACGAGACTGTCACGACCACTATCTCGATGACCCACCGGAACGTCAGCTTCGACGCGGAGGTCGCGGCCGACGCCTTCGAGTTCGACCCGCCGGCCGACGCGACGTTGGAGCGACGCACCACGTTCACGACGGAGGAGTTCGACTCCGTGGCCGCGCTCGAGGAGGCGGCGCCGTTCGAGCTGTCGGAGCCGGCACTGCCGGACGACTACCGACTCGACACGGCCAGGCTCGTCGTGACGAACGGAAACGCCACGGCGTCGACCGTCTACACCGACGGTGACGACGGCTCGATCCGACTGTCCGTCACCGAGGCGACGGAGTCTCGACTCGACGGCGAGACGGTCGAGATCGACGGGACGACCGCGACCGTCCGGACGTTCGGCAACCAGACGTCGCTGGTCTGGCGCTGTGACGACACCCGGTACAGTCTCTCGGGGACGCTCGACCGCGACGCGCTCGTCGACGCAGCCGGACCGCTCGTCTGTGCTGCGAGCGACGGCTGA
- a CDS encoding DUF4112 domain-containing protein has translation MDSAGGAREGIRVENRTDVTQRVDLDAGGASTTRRLDPGTVFVWQGAPRGGFDLRVDADDDRSVTTVPRGTDPSDVTVVVARDGVSVDLPGGTVTDAFATGSDPTDTTGTSEPSDTAGATDAFGADADDWGDDGGDSDPWTGGGDTPDRRELDSTGSDRNRSGSTTDTSRESTGGVSSRESTGGVSSRESTDSTSSQESTTEASSTSASATDESTRDQSTGPSDDTDGTDETGRTGARRPDETTPADDERTTAGSSTGADDATTSADTATPESTGGSRTETDGTATTPGTAAAATPAAADTPSPATAREAFAETVRVDERLDELESRAVWLDREFRIPGTNVRIGVSSIVGLLPGAGDGVMFLVALSLVYHGLRLGASTWTLMKMSFVLFVEFAVSVVPVLGDFVGAYWSANVQNVGYLRAQRGNLDGSTNWVFVLILFSPSILTFLAVVSLL, from the coding sequence ATGGACAGCGCCGGCGGTGCCCGTGAGGGCATCCGCGTGGAAAATCGAACGGACGTGACTCAGCGAGTCGACCTCGACGCCGGGGGGGCGTCGACGACGCGCCGTCTCGACCCCGGGACCGTGTTCGTCTGGCAGGGGGCACCCAGAGGGGGGTTCGACCTGCGGGTGGACGCGGACGACGATCGGAGCGTCACGACGGTCCCCCGCGGGACGGACCCGAGCGACGTGACGGTCGTCGTCGCCCGCGACGGCGTGTCGGTCGACCTCCCCGGTGGAACCGTGACGGACGCGTTCGCAACGGGGTCCGACCCGACCGACACGACAGGGACGAGTGAACCGAGCGACACGGCCGGAGCGACGGACGCCTTCGGGGCCGACGCGGACGACTGGGGCGACGACGGCGGCGACAGCGACCCCTGGACCGGCGGCGGAGACACCCCCGACCGACGGGAACTGGACTCGACGGGGTCCGACCGCAATCGATCCGGGTCCACGACGGACACGTCACGGGAGTCGACGGGTGGTGTGTCGTCACGGGAGTCGACGGGTGGTGTGTCGTCACGGGAGTCGACGGACAGTACCTCGTCCCAGGAGTCGACGACGGAGGCCTCGTCGACCAGCGCCTCGGCGACGGACGAGTCGACACGAGACCAGTCGACGGGGCCGTCCGACGACACCGACGGCACGGACGAGACCGGGCGGACGGGAGCACGCCGGCCAGACGAGACGACGCCCGCGGACGACGAGAGGACGACCGCCGGCTCCAGCACCGGTGCCGACGACGCCACCACGAGCGCCGACACCGCCACCCCCGAGTCGACTGGGGGCTCACGAACAGAGACGGACGGGACGGCGACGACCCCGGGAACGGCCGCTGCGGCGACGCCGGCGGCGGCAGACACGCCGTCGCCAGCGACGGCCCGTGAGGCGTTCGCGGAGACCGTCCGGGTGGACGAACGACTCGACGAACTGGAGAGCCGTGCGGTGTGGCTGGATCGAGAGTTCCGGATTCCGGGGACGAACGTCCGAATCGGCGTCTCCAGCATCGTCGGGCTGCTGCCCGGCGCCGGCGACGGGGTGATGTTCCTCGTCGCGCTGTCGCTCGTCTACCACGGTCTGCGGCTCGGGGCGTCCACGTGGACGCTGATGAAGATGTCGTTCGTCCTGTTCGTGGAGTTCGCGGTGTCCGTCGTCCCGGTGTTGGGTGACTTCGTCGGGGCGTACTGGTCCGCGAACGTCCAGAACGTGGGGTACCTCCGAGCCCAACGGGGGAACCTCGACGGCTCGACCAACTGGGTGTTCGTCCTGATCCTGTTTTCCCCGTCGATACTGACGTTCCTCGCGGTGGTGAGCTTGCTTTGA
- a CDS encoding DUF5821 family protein, translated as MNRNVLGQSAAEVLHEVFGGTDGPVLAATPTGSLVRPLAQVADDLDDPPPVELFTTEQSAKDLRGQAPVATKVAELLASDDDPVRLLPPGLRATAVVTPDDVVAIARTADQAAGLPAASSLASSLRTQYREAFADARSALFRVPPRSTVLNTVATELGDEVAADVDAFLTVMESLDAVSLSEASTAFVLGGARHECELYRIRNTVEDAGFASQATVTRRKQLLERAGFVTTRKRAADIGRPRQVLVVPDDAPADDPERIVESVDEMEA; from the coding sequence ATGAATCGGAATGTACTCGGACAGAGCGCGGCCGAGGTGTTGCACGAGGTGTTCGGTGGCACGGACGGTCCGGTGTTGGCGGCCACGCCGACGGGGAGTCTCGTCAGGCCGTTGGCACAGGTCGCAGACGACCTGGACGACCCGCCGCCGGTGGAGTTGTTCACGACAGAACAGAGCGCCAAAGATCTCCGGGGACAGGCGCCCGTCGCCACGAAGGTGGCGGAGCTGTTGGCGTCCGACGACGACCCGGTCCGACTGCTACCCCCGGGTCTGCGGGCTACGGCCGTCGTCACGCCCGACGACGTGGTGGCGATCGCCCGGACGGCAGACCAGGCTGCCGGGCTCCCGGCGGCGTCGTCGCTGGCGTCGTCGCTACGGACACAGTACCGCGAAGCGTTCGCCGACGCCAGGTCGGCGTTGTTCCGGGTCCCACCGCGGTCGACGGTGCTGAACACCGTCGCCACAGAGCTGGGCGACGAGGTGGCCGCCGACGTGGACGCCTTCCTCACCGTCATGGAGTCACTCGACGCCGTCTCGCTGTCGGAGGCCAGCACCGCGTTCGTCCTCGGGGGCGCCCGCCACGAGTGTGAGCTGTATCGAATCCGCAACACGGTAGAGGACGCGGGCTTCGCCTCGCAGGCGACCGTCACACGCCGGAAACAGCTGCTGGAGCGCGCCGGCTTCGTCACCACCCGCAAGCGTGCCGCCGACATCGGTCGCCCACGACAGGTGTTGGTGGTCCCGGACGACGCCCCCGCCGACGACCCGGAGCGTATCGTGGAGTCGGTCGACGAGATGGAGGCGTGA